The genomic window AGTACCGCAATTTTATATTTCGACATATTTTATAAATTTAATGGTTTCAATTACAACCACTATGTTTGGATAAAGTTAATTTTCTTTGAGGATGCTGCCCAGAATATCCAAAGTATAACACAGATCAGCAACGCGAAATTGGGATAAAAGAACGAAAGGACAAAAGCAGTTAAGTAGGTTGGGAATCCATACAGATAGTTGTTTCTGAGCTGTATAATGGCAGCATCACTTATTCCAGGACGCAACAGTTTTTTATCAGCGGTAGCCTGTTGCCAAAGCAGGTTGAAAGCCAGGTTAATCAAAACAAACAGTCCGGTGTAAATGGTAACCGAAAGCTGCTTTGAATCTGTTAGAAAAAACCTGGCCAGTAGTGCACTGGGAAAAGAAACAAGCGAAACCAGGAACAGAATGAGTCCGTTGGCAAACATCAGTCCCGTGTTTCGTTTGTAAATCTGTTTAAAAACTTTATGGTGGTTAACCCAGATAATAAAAATGCTAAAAAAGGAAATGACAAAAGCGATATAGCCCGGCCATTGCAGCTTTAATTGCTCCAGCAAATGAATGGAAGTGTCGCCGTCTTTTATCTCGGGCACATGAAGTTCGAGCACCAGGAGTGTTACTGATATGGCGAAAACACCATCACTAAAGGCCTCTATTCTTTCTGTTTCCTTTTCCATTTGCTCTTTAACCGTTAAAAATCAGCTTATTTACCTGCTCTATTTCTGAATGGCTGATGGTATGTCCCATGTTTTGGTAAATAATCTCGGTAACCTCTGCGCCCATACCTTCGAGTAAAGCAGTTGATTCTTTTACCCTCGCTACCGGAACATGCATATCGGGATCGCTGCTACCGATAAAAACAGCGCGTACCGTCGAAGTCGCCATGATAATTGCGGTGATCTACCTGTTCACCGATAAGGCCACCTGTGAAAGCGACCACACCACCATAACGGGCAGCATTGCTTGCAACAAAATCGAGGGTTAAACAGGCGCCCTGTGAGAAACCCAAAAAGTAAATCTGTTCTTTTGAAAAACCTTCTCTTTCCAGATCGATTAAAATATCGTTTATTGTTTTTAGCGCATTGGAAAGCGAAGGCTCGTTAGCTGCCCTTGGCGCCAGAAATGATTGTGGGTACCAGGTATTATTTTCAGCCTGCGGGGCAATCAATGCAAATTTTGAAACCTCCAGGTATTCTGCCATCGATAATATATCCTGGGCAGTTCCTCCACGGCCGTGGATCATGATCAGTACTTTTTCTGCCTGATCAAAACTCTTTCCTGCTTTTATAATTTCTTCCATTGTTATTCTTCTTCTTTTACTTTGTTCCAGATATCTGCATACAAATCTTCGTGGCGTCTAAACTGAATGTGTACGTAAGGACACATCGGGATCACCATCAATTTGTTTTCGCGTACATAAGCCACCATTGCATCGAGCAACATTTTAGCATAACCTTTTCCTTCTTTTGCCGGATCTACTTCAGTATGGTAAACAGTTAAGTCTGAATCTTTGATATCAAAAATCATTTCGCCAACTTTTCCGTCTTCATCGTAAATATCGAACGAACTTGGTTCGCCTTCCTGAGTGTTTAATTTTACCTGTGCCATCTTTTTTAAATTAATTTTGGAAGTAATTTATCTAAATCTTCGCGTAAATGCTCGTGCTGATGCGGTAATTTTAAATGTGTCCCCAATTCATTCAAGGGTTCGTCCACAGTAAAGCCTGGGTTTTCGGTCGCAATTTCGAAAAGGACCCCTCCTGGTTCGCGGAAATATAAAGAGTAGAAATAATCACGGTCGATTTTAGGCGTAATCTGTAAGTTTTTACTCAAAATCTGCTCCCTCAACTCCATCTGAATATCCTCGTTTTTAACACGAAATGCCACATGGTGGTTGGTACCGGCAGCATTTCTGCCCCTGTGGCCAGCTGGTACTTCCAACAGATCTACAATGGCTGCATTTTCTACGGTATCGGTAATAAAACGATAGCGGTTTTCTTCCTGTCCCAGTAAACGGTAACCAAACAGATCGGTGAGCACCTTTGCGGTTCCATCGATGCTTTGCAGGGTTAAAGTGGTACTGTGAAAACCTTTGGTTGCGGTATCTTTTTTGATATCAGCAGTTTCCCAGGGCGCTCTGGCATCTGTAGTTTTGGGCACAATCAAACTCAGCGATAAACCGTCTGGGTCTTTAAAAGCCAATACCTGTTCGCCGAAACGCTCGATAATCTCTTTTGTTTTAACATTTGCGGCACCGAATCTTTCCAACCAGAACTGGTGACTGTCTGCAGGTACTGAATAGCCGATTTCTGTTGCCATTCCTACACCTTCTGTACCCTGCCCAATTCCCTCCCAGGGAAAAAAGGTAAGAATGGTTCCTGCTGATCCACTTTCATCACCGTAATAAAGATGGTAAGTACCAGGGTCATCAAAGTTAACCGTCTTTTTCACCAACCTTAAACCTAGTGTTTTGGTATAAAAATCGAAGTTTTGCTGTGCATTGCCTGCAATCGCTGTAATGTGATGCAAACCTAAAATGTTATTATTCATATCGTTTAATTTTTGTTTATTAATAGTGCTGAGCTTTCTGTAATTAATTCGTTGTGGCGTTTAAAGATGACATCAAGCACAAGGCCATCATCATTCCACATTTTTATTTCTCCGTTAAGCTGTTCGGTAAGGCCGGTCATCAAGCTCATTCCAAGTGATTCGGTATTGTCAGGATCGAAGCCTGCTGGCAAACCAATCCCCGTATCTGCAATTTTCAGTTCACAGCGCTCCTCTCCCGTGAGCAAGAAAGAAATGTGCACTTTACCTTTTTCATTAGCTGGAAAGGCATATTTAATCACGTTACTAATGGCCTCGTTCAGGATCAAACCAAGCGGAACCGCCTGTGCAACATCTAATTTAATCGCCTCTGTTTCTAAAGTGAACTGGATTTTCTTATCAGTACCAAAACATTCGATCATGTAATCGACCAGTTCTTTGATGTACCATTTCATATCTATTTCAGCCAGATTATCAGATTGATAAAGCTTCTGGTGGATGAGCGACATGGCATGCATCCGGTTCTGGCTATTTCTAATGGCCACTAAAGCATCTTCATTATCGAGGTAAGCCGATTGGGTATTGAGCAAACTGATGACAATCTGCAGGTTGTTTTTTACCCGGTGGTGGATTTCGCGAAGGAGCCACTCTTTTTCACCCAGTATTTTCCTAAGCAGCTCGTTCTGCGTATTTATTTCTTCCTGCTTTTGCTCCAGGATAAGATTGCTACGCTTTTTTAGACGATAACGGTTATAAATGAGACCTGCAAACAGCGCCGCGATAATAAGTCCTGCGATAAAAAAATACCTCACACGCTCCTCATTCCCGATCCTGACCTGCTGCAACTGATTTTTTTGATGAAGCAGGGCAATATCCTTATCTTTTTTCTCGGTTTGATATTCGATTTCCAATCCCGAAATCTGTTTGTTCTTTTCGTTGTTCCAGATGGAATCTGTTAACCTTTTATAGGTTTTATAGTGCGCCACAGCCGACCAGGGTTTGTTCAGTGCAGAATCTACATCAAACCAAAGCCTGTGCAACTGAGACAGCGCCAGTAAGTTTTTCTGCGCTAAACTTTGCTTTTCATGTTCTTTTAAATAACCGTCGGCAGCTTGAAATTGCTTCTCATGGATCAGTTTCCGGATGATACTGCGGTACAGATAAATCTGGTTTGGATCATCTTTGGGCAGGTCGTGGTGGAATTTAATTAAAGTTTTGAAAAATGGTTCAGCTTTGCCATATTGTTCAATATCGTAGTAAGTGTTGAATAAAATATAAGGTATGCGCAGTTTCATCTGGGTATCAGTTGGCGGATATTTTTTAATCAGCTCTTTCAACTCAGCTATTCCTTCTTCAAACCGTTTCATGCGAACATAGATGGTGGCTACATTGGCAATAATGGTTTGCATGTAACCTGGGTCTTTGTAACGCTCAGCTATGTTTTTTGCCCTTAGCCAATAGTCAAGTGCTTTCTGGTCGTTCCTTAGGTAATAATAGGTTAAACCTAAATGATTGTTTATAGAACTTCTTTGCAAACTTGTATCGGCCAACTGGTCGGCAGTTTTCTCTGCGAGTAAACCGTATTTTAGCGCTTCTGAAAAATTGCCGAGGCTGATATTGGTAATACACATGTTATTGTACACGCCTTGCAACTCTTTAAAGCCAATAGCTTTGTAAACAGCAAGTGAGGTATCCATTAGTTTAATGGCATAGGCTGGCTGCCCTTTTATGTTGTAATAATCGCCCAGGTTTTTGAGCGAATTGGCTTCTTCTAATTTATCCCCTGCCTGGCGGTAAAGAGCCAGGGATTTTTCGTTGTAAGCAATTTTCTTTTCGAGATCCTCGCCTTCATTGCCAAAAAGAGTACCCATAGCGGAATAAGCGGCTGCCAATTGATCTTTCAGATTCATCTTCGAGGCATAGGCTATGGCCTGTTCATAAGTTTTTGCACCTAAAACCTTATCTCCCGATTCGCGGATGATACTTCCTTTGAGTACCATACTTCGGGCAATTCCTTTTGGATATTCGATCTTGCCTGCTAAAGCAAAAGCCTGTTCGCGGAGTCGCATCGCCAGGGCAAGGTCGGCCTTTAATTCGCCTGGTAAATTTAGGTAATAGGTGCCCAGATCGATCAATAAATCGACTTTGCTTTCTGTTTGGCCAAGCCTGCGAAGTTTAATTTCCGCTGTCTCAACTTCCTTGGAGGTCCTGATGCCCTGCCCTTTTGCAAGGACAGGACTGATCAGCATGAAAGTAATTAACAGGAACCTGAATTCCGGCCAGCAAAAATTAGCTGTTCTATTTTTGGTTGGCATCTTTAAAGTTTAGCATCATTTTTAGCCTGCTTTGTGCTGTAATAGCAGATTAACATGGCAACACCAGGCAGCACGATACCCACTAAGCCAAACAGCTGTCCGATCCAGGCACCGAGGATACAACCGGTTAAAAAACCGCCCAAAGTGATTAAACCTTTATTTATTCCTGAAAGGAAGTCAGCATTTTTGAAACCTGAATTACAAAACGACCTGATATCGAGCGCAAACTGGGTTACATTACCTGTCATCATGGTGGTTGGTCCGTAGGTTTCCTTGGCAAAAAGTTTCCCAAAGGCATTCTGCAGCCCCATGGCAAAAACCACGATCATGGTAACCAGGTACATTGGCCACGTAACTTCACCATTATCTATATAGCCCAATGAATACGCTATTGCACCGCCAAGCAAAAGAATAAGTCCCTCACATAAAAGCAGAAAATGCCTGTTCGAAAATCTCGCCGATATCCAGCCGCCAGCCATAACCGAGAGCATAAATATGGGAAAAGTTAGCAGCTTGATCCATGCATCTCCATCAGAGCCTTTAATCATCTGGTAAGCGAATACGATAAAGTTTCCGGTAACGTGTGCCGAAAAAATTTTATCGGCGGCAACAAAGGTAATCGCATCACAAAAGCCAGCAATAATGGTTAATACAAGGGTTACAAACCAGATATTGTTCTGTTTTTCTTCCATTTTATTTTTGATTTTATGATAAATGAGCCCTTAACATCCAGGCCATGGTTTCGTGTGTTTCCATTAATCCTGTGATGTAATCGCTTGTTCCGGCATCTTTAAGCGCACCTGCGTAATTATCAATGTTTTCTCTTAAATGGATCAAGATACTTTCGTGATCTGCCAGTAACATTTTGATGTAGGTTAATGCATCGTTTTTACCACGGTCATCTTCAGTTAAGTGCGTCAATTCCAGAAACTGTTTAAGCGACGCCGGGGCATAATGACCGAGTTTGCGGATACGTTCTGCAACTTCATCAACAATATCTTCCAGTTGGGTGTATTGCGCTTCGAAAAACTTGTGTTTGTTGTAAAAATCTGGTCCTTCTACGTTCCAGTGCGCTTTTCTTGTTTTAGTATATAAAACGTATTCATCTGCAAGAATTTTGCTTAATGAATGTGCAACCTCGGCAAGGTTTTCTGCGCTGATTCCAATTTTAGCTTCCATGATTTGTGATTTAATGTTTATTTTAATTAAAGAGTGTATTGAATAAATAATGATCTATTGAAATGGTTCCGGGTCCGATTAGCCATAAAAAAAGCATGGCCAATGTGTACATGTAAGGTACATCACGCACTTCAATCGGATCTTTTCTGTGCACTACAAAGTACCCGATGGCCGTTACAACTATGGATGGCAGCAGGAACAGCCTGGTTCCAACACCTATGGCAACCAGAAATGGCACAATGGTATCAGAAAATGTAGCCACTAAACCGTTCAGTTTATCCGGCAGCCCCAGGGGATTGGGCACATGCTCCTTTTCTCCATTTTGAACACGGAACTTTTTCATGCCATGAACCCTGAAAAGCTCGAGCATGAGCAGCAGCCTGAAAATAAGTACTGCCCAATTGTTAAAATCTGATCCCAAATCAGAATATAGCAGGTATTTGATGATATTTTCCATAATTTAAAAAGCAAAGCACGAGCAGCCCAATGCGCCCCAAAATGCGGTGTAATTGTTTACAGGAAGGTTGCTGGTCCTTACTGCATCGTGATTATGGTTATGGACATTACAACTGCCTACGCAGGAATGCACCATTGCCAAAACTGAAGCGGCTCCATTTGCACCCTTTGTTTTTCCTTGTTGATCTGTTTTGTGCGTCGCCGGAGAATAATACCCGTTGTAACTTTTAGTTGGCGACCAGTCTGGCAGAATCGGGATTTTTGGTGGAGAAAAAGAAGAGAAATCGCCTTTGGCATACACAATTTTGCCATCAACAAGCGTTAAATCAGATTCGATACTTTTGATCTGCTCATCGGCAACTTCGAAGTAATCGTGATTTAAAACAGCTAAATCTGCCAGCATGCCTACTTCTATATCGCCCTTTTTTTGCTGCTCGTTCGAAAACCAGGCACTGCCTCTGGTATATAGTTCTAAAGCAGTCTCTCTTGATAAAACGGTTTCTTCACTGTAGATTTTTAAGCCACCAACAGTTTTACCGGCCGTTAACCAAAACATGGAAACCCATGGATTATAACTACTTACACGTGTAGCATCAGAACCACCACCAACAGGAACTCCCATTTCGAGCATCTTTTTAACCGGTGGTGTTCGGAGTGCAGCTTTTGCACCATAACGTTCGGTAAAATATTCGCCCTGATAAGCCATTCTGCTCTGGATCGCGATGCCACCGCCCAATGCTTTTACACGTTCAATGTTTCGTTCGTCGATGGTTTCGGCATGATCGAAAATCCAGGGCAGGCCAGCAAAAGGAATATCTCTATTTACCTTTTCGAAAACATTTAGAAAGCGGCTGATACTTTCATTATAAGTGGCATGAAGCCTGAAGGGCCATCTTTTCTCGACCAGCAAACGCACTACACGTTCCAATTCGGGTTCCATATTATCGGAGAGATCTGGCCGTGGCTGAAGAAAATCTTCGAAATCGGCTGCCGAGAAAACCAGCATCTCACCTGCCCCATTATGGCGGTACATATCATCTCCCTGATAAAGTTTTACGGTATTGGTCCAATTATCAAAATCTTCAAACTCCTGTTTAGGCCGTTGGGTAAACAAGTTGTAGGCAATGCGAACGGTAAGTTGTTTTTGCTCATTCAATTCGTTTACGACTTTATAATCGTCGGGGAAATTCTGAAAACCTCCACCCGCGTCAATTACACTGGTAATCCCGAAGCGGTTCAGTTCGGTCATAAAATGACGGGTAGAATTTACCTGATGTTCATAAGAAAGTTTCGGACCTTTTGCCAGCGTAGCATATAAAATCATGGCATTCGGGCTGGCGATAATCAGTCCGGTAGGCTCCCCATTGGCATCTCTCTGGATTTCTCCGCCCGGAGGCGCAGGCGTATCTTTTGTATATC from Flavobacterium sp. W4I14 includes these protein-coding regions:
- a CDS encoding putative membrane protein (product_source=COG3548; cog=COG3548; pfam=PF06736; transmembrane_helix_parts=Inside_1_12,TMhelix_13_32,Outside_33_46,TMhelix_47_69,Inside_70_81,TMhelix_82_104,Outside_105_113,TMhelix_114_136,Inside_137_171,TMhelix_172_194,Outside_195_205), whose protein sequence is MEKETERIEAFSDGVFAISVTLLVLELHVPEIKDGDTSIHLLEQLKLQWPGYIAFVISFFSIFIIWVNHHKVFKQIYKRNTGLMFANGLILFLVSLVSFPSALLARFFLTDSKQLSVTIYTGLFVLINLAFNLLWQQATADKKLLRPGISDAAIIQLRNNYLYGFPTYLTAFVLSFFYPNFALLICVILWIFWAASSKKINFIQT
- a CDS encoding putative esterase (product_source=COG0400; cath_funfam=3.40.50.1820; cog=COG0400; superfamily=53474), whose amino-acid sequence is MATSTVRAVFIGSSDPDMHVPVARVKESTALLEGMGAEVTEIIYQNMGHTISHSEIEQVNKLIFNG
- a CDS encoding phospholipase/carboxylesterase (product_source=KO:K06999; cath_funfam=3.40.50.1820; cog=COG0400; ko=KO:K06999; pfam=PF02230; superfamily=53474) translates to MEEIIKAGKSFDQAEKVLIMIHGRGGTAQDILSMAEYLEVSKFALIAPQAENNTWYPQSFLAPRAANEPSLSNALKTINDILIDLEREGFSKEQIYFLGFSQGACLTLDFVASNAARYGGVVAFTGGLIGEQVDHRNYHGDFDGTRCFYR
- a CDS encoding putative GNAT family acetyltransferase (product_source=COG2388; cath_funfam=3.40.630.30; cog=COG2388; ko=KO:K06975; pfam=PF14542; superfamily=55729) — encoded protein: MAQVKLNTQEGEPSSFDIYDEDGKVGEMIFDIKDSDLTVYHTEVDPAKEGKGYAKMLLDAMVAYVRENKLMVIPMCPYVHIQFRRHEDLYADIWNKVKEEE
- a CDS encoding glyoxalase family protein (product_source=KO:K15975; cath_funfam=3.10.180.10; cog=COG0346; ko=KO:K15975; pfam=PF00903; superfamily=54593); translation: MNNNILGLHHITAIAGNAQQNFDFYTKTLGLRLVKKTVNFDDPGTYHLYYGDESGSAGTILTFFPWEGIGQGTEGVGMATEIGYSVPADSHQFWLERFGAANVKTKEIIERFGEQVLAFKDPDGLSLSLIVPKTTDARAPWETADIKKDTATKGFHSTTLTLQSIDGTAKVLTDLFGYRLLGQEENRYRFITDTVENAAIVDLLEVPAGHRGRNAAGTNHHVAFRVKNEDIQMELREQILSKNLQITPKIDRDYFYSLYFREPGGVLFEIATENPGFTVDEPLNELGTHLKLPHQHEHLREDLDKLLPKLI
- a CDS encoding two-component sensor histidine kinase (product_source=COG3920; cath_funfam=1.25.40.10; cog=COG3920; ko=KO:K00936; pfam=PF07568; smart=SM00028,SM00387; superfamily=46988,48452,55874; transmembrane_helix_parts=Outside_1_503,TMhelix_504_521,Inside_522_768), with product MPTKNRTANFCWPEFRFLLITFMLISPVLAKGQGIRTSKEVETAEIKLRRLGQTESKVDLLIDLGTYYLNLPGELKADLALAMRLREQAFALAGKIEYPKGIARSMVLKGSIIRESGDKVLGAKTYEQAIAYASKMNLKDQLAAAYSAMGTLFGNEGEDLEKKIAYNEKSLALYRQAGDKLEEANSLKNLGDYYNIKGQPAYAIKLMDTSLAVYKAIGFKELQGVYNNMCITNISLGNFSEALKYGLLAEKTADQLADTSLQRSSINNHLGLTYYYLRNDQKALDYWLRAKNIAERYKDPGYMQTIIANVATIYVRMKRFEEGIAELKELIKKYPPTDTQMKLRIPYILFNTYYDIEQYGKAEPFFKTLIKFHHDLPKDDPNQIYLYRSIIRKLIHEKQFQAADGYLKEHEKQSLAQKNLLALSQLHRLWFDVDSALNKPWSAVAHYKTYKRLTDSIWNNEKNKQISGLEIEYQTEKKDKDIALLHQKNQLQQVRIGNEERVRYFFIAGLIIAALFAGLIYNRYRLKKRSNLILEQKQEEINTQNELLRKILGEKEWLLREIHHRVKNNLQIVISLLNTQSAYLDNEDALVAIRNSQNRMHAMSLIHQKLYQSDNLAEIDMKWYIKELVDYMIECFGTDKKIQFTLETEAIKLDVAQAVPLGLILNEAISNVIKYAFPANEKGKVHISFLLTGEERCELKIADTGIGLPAGFDPDNTESLGMSLMTGLTEQLNGEIKMWNDDGLVLDVIFKRHNELITESSALLINKN
- a CDS encoding uncharacterized membrane protein YoaK (UPF0700 family) (product_source=COG3619; cog=COG3619; pfam=PF06912; superfamily=103473; transmembrane_helix_parts=Inside_1_6,TMhelix_7_29,Outside_30_56,TMhelix_57_79,Inside_80_85,TMhelix_86_108,Outside_109_112,TMhelix_113_135,Inside_136_174,TMhelix_175_197,Outside_198_200,TMhelix_201_218,Inside_219_229) — protein: MEEKQNNIWFVTLVLTIIAGFCDAITFVAADKIFSAHVTGNFIVFAYQMIKGSDGDAWIKLLTFPIFMLSVMAGGWISARFSNRHFLLLCEGLILLLGGAIAYSLGYIDNGEVTWPMYLVTMIVVFAMGLQNAFGKLFAKETYGPTTMMTGNVTQFALDIRSFCNSGFKNADFLSGINKGLITLGGFLTGCILGAWIGQLFGLVGIVLPGVAMLICYYSTKQAKNDAKL
- a CDS encoding starvation-inducible DNA-binding protein (product_source=KO:K04047; cath_funfam=1.20.1260.10; cog=COG0783; ko=KO:K04047; pfam=PF00210; smart=SM00555; superfamily=47240) is translated as MEAKIGISAENLAEVAHSLSKILADEYVLYTKTRKAHWNVEGPDFYNKHKFFEAQYTQLEDIVDEVAERIRKLGHYAPASLKQFLELTHLTEDDRGKNDALTYIKMLLADHESILIHLRENIDNYAGALKDAGTSDYITGLMETHETMAWMLRAHLS
- a CDS encoding putative oxidoreductase (product_source=KO:K15977; cog=COG2259; ko=KO:K15977; pfam=PF07681; superfamily=161084; transmembrane_helix_parts=Inside_1_6,TMhelix_7_29,Outside_30_79,TMhelix_80_102,Inside_103_114,TMhelix_115_134,Outside_135_144), coding for MENIIKYLLYSDLGSDFNNWAVLIFRLLLMLELFRVHGMKKFRVQNGEKEHVPNPLGLPDKLNGLVATFSDTIVPFLVAIGVGTRLFLLPSIVVTAIGYFVVHRKDPIEVRDVPYMYTLAMLFLWLIGPGTISIDHYLFNTLFN
- a CDS encoding putative amidohydrolase YtcJ (product_source=COG1574; cath_funfam=2.30.40.10,3.20.20.140; cog=COG1574; pfam=PF07969; superfamily=51338,51556) → MTADIILFNGKIHTIARQKEEITAVAVKDGKFIAVGRDSDIMNFSGSATRLIDLGKKRVVPGINDSHIHLIRGGLNFNLELRWDGVPSLADALRMLKEQVDITPSPQWVRVVGGWSEFQFAERRMPTLEEINAIAPETPVFILHLYDRAFMNRAALKAVGYTKDTPAPPGGEIQRDANGEPTGLIIASPNAMILYATLAKGPKLSYEHQVNSTRHFMTELNRFGITSVIDAGGGFQNFPDDYKVVNELNEQKQLTVRIAYNLFTQRPKQEFEDFDNWTNTVKLYQGDDMYRHNGAGEMLVFSAADFEDFLQPRPDLSDNMEPELERVVRLLVEKRWPFRLHATYNESISRFLNVFEKVNRDIPFAGLPWIFDHAETIDERNIERVKALGGGIAIQSRMAYQGEYFTERYGAKAALRTPPVKKMLEMGVPVGGGSDATRVSSYNPWVSMFWLTAGKTVGGLKIYSEETVLSRETALELYTRGSAWFSNEQQKKGDIEVGMLADLAVLNHDYFEVADEQIKSIESDLTLVDGKIVYAKGDFSSFSPPKIPILPDWSPTKSYNGYYSPATHKTDQQGKTKGANGAASVLAMVHSCVGSCNVHNHNHDAVRTSNLPVNNYTAFWGALGCSCFAF